DNA from bacterium:
TGGCAGAAAAAAATTTCTGTTTAAAGCCAGTTATAGGATTTAGTTTGGTCAGTTGTGGCATCAAAGGATGTCCTGTCAATAGTGGACCTACCTGGGAAAAATTCACCACTACCGCCATAGCAAAAACAACAGCCAAAAACGGCATTAACACCTTCCCCATCACAGTTATAGCATCTAAGAGCAGATGATTGACTACCTCTTTATTTACCAAAGAAGGAATTCTATTGGCATAGACAAATGAGTTTTGCATAAATCCTTGTAAGTTTTGGGAGATGTAATTAATGGACATACTCAAAACAGCAAAGGCAGCTACAAATAAAGCCATGGAAGTCAGGTCTTGACTTTTAGCTACCTGCCCTTTCTTCCTTGCCTCCCGAATCCTTTTCGGTGTAGCCTCTTCTGTTTTTTCTCCTGTCTCGCTATTAGCCATAGAAATTTCTCTCCTTTTTAGGTTTGACCCCAATTAACCCATTAAGGATACCTTATAAATCTATAGTACAGGATTTTCCTTTCTGGAGTTAGCAAACTGATTGTTCAGGATATGTATTCTGAACGCAGCTTTGATTTGGGATATGTATCCTGATTGTTGCCAGACTCGCTTGATACATAAAGACGGGATGAATATCCTGAGCGATCGGTCACACTAATTTAATCTCCATACCTGCCTGTCTGCGAGGTCTTTTCTGCCTCTACAGCCTGCCCTACAAGGGTATACTCCCAACCGTAACCTGTTGTTAAACTCTAATGTAACCGTTCAGATAGTAATTCACCGCAGAGACGCAGAGGAACAGAGAAGAGATTGAAATAAATCAGACAACAGAAAAGATTATTGAGGTAATCATTGTCCTACATATGACCTCAAAACCAAATTTGTTAATCAATCATGATATGTCGGTTTTCAAAAGCTTGCTCTGATGAAAATCCGTGATGGAATTCTGCAAGTGGTAAATAGTTTTTAATTTTTTCTCTGCGTCTCTGTGTCTCTGCGGTGAACGGTTACACTCTAATTATCCCACTTGGTCTCTGGACAGGTGATAGTTTAGTTTCTTCACCACCACCTTTTAATTCACTAATCCAATACTTTGTAGCAGCAAAGAGATTCTCCAGCATAGCCTCAAAATCTTGATATTCCATCTGTTCTAAAACCCAGGTATAGCAAAGTAATACATCATCTGTCTCTGGGTTAACACCAAAAAAAGCACCGTTGGTCTCCAGGCCAAAGAGGTGAGCTGAGAGCAGCTGGCGATATATCTCTTCTCGATTCTCCTTTGGTAGTTCCAAAAGGGTAGTATGGAAGCAAACCATATCTTCTTCTTCAATCACCTCAATATTTATCTGAATCTCTTCTCCCTTCTTGCCAAATACAATCCCACAGAAATTCTCCTCATCCAAAGCTAAGTCATCCACTTTGACTTTCGCACCAAAGGTCTTTAAATGATCATTAATTAAATCTTTTTGTATCATTTTTTAGCCTCCTTCTCTTACTTACTGGGAAAAGTCTAATGCTACGTCCCTTATTTAAATTTTCTCTTCAGTGATTCCAATGAGAAGAGCCAATTGAGCATTGATACGTTGTAAATGTACAATCACGGCTAAGAAGTTTCTCCAATTAATAAGCCACCTGGTACATTCCTGAATAAGTTCACTAAAAAGGGAAGAAGGTAGCTCTGTCTTTATCCTCTGGAATTCATCTTCAATTACTCTTCTTGTTTGTGGCTCTATGACACTTTCAACCTTTTTTAAGGATTCAATATCATGTTTCTTAACAATTCCAAGTAAGGCATCAGTTAGCTTCTTTAATTTTTCAGGATGTACCTTTTTATTACGGAATTCATATGCCATAGCCAAAGAATACAAGCCATTAATTCCCTCCCGCAGAGTACAACCATCGTTGAGAAAGAAGCCCTCTTTGAGATACTCAACTGGACGAACAGCTTTCAAATCAATCATATTATTTCACCTCCATATGATTTATCTTTTTCTTAAGATTTTTGTGGATACGGTTATAAACACGCTCTCTCCATATAAGCCCCCCATACTCAGTAATCTCCTTATCAAGCATAGTCATAAGTTTAGCTATTTTCTCTCTTTTTTGCTCTTTTGGCAGTTTTTCTTTAGTAATTCTTTCGACTTCTCGATTAGTCATTTCTTCAAGTATGTCCCAAGCGGCTCCTGCCAAAGGGTCTATTGAACCAGGAGGAAGAGGATTCTGACTATAGACTTTGTTATATCCTTCCTGATGCCACATTACAATTTGTCTCACTCGCTTTTGAAAGGTTATCTCTGAAGTAAAGGCAATTTGTATCATCTTATCCCATGAGCTCGTTAGAACAGGATGTGCTTGGACTTCATTATAAGCATTTGTGTCTTTTATCCATTCAGGGGCATTTAATTTCATTTTATTCATTTCCTCCCGACAACTACTTAATAATATTAAACCTCCTACACATAGGATTAATTTCTTCCTAAACATGACACTCTTTCCTTTTTTAGTATTTATTCATAAGTAATCCACAACCGACCCTGTCCAGCAAAAAAGTCGGTATTTCCATTAATAATGTTTTGACTACTTATCCAATCGGTTTTCCCTGTCCATGGGTCTGAAACCAAGTATTCTCTATTATCCCCACTGCCACGTACATCTGTGATTAACATCGAGTGACTGCCACCACCATTCCATGCTACTACAATAGGAACATCTGTACCTCCCCGTAAGAGTGGGTCAATTCGGTTCAGAGCATTACTTCGAGAATTAACAGAATTGTCAATGTCATTCCGTACATATGTTTCGTTACTATATTGGCCAACGAAGGTGTTAAGTGTACGTTCTGGCCACATCCCTCTACCAACTCCTACTCCACCATCCCGAGCTACAGCGCTACCGCCATGAGCTGTTAATAACTGTCTTTGTTCATCTGCAATATCTCCCTGAGTTTGTAAACTGTGAATTGCTTCTTCATGAAGTTGCCAAGCATAGATAGGGTCTGCTTCAGCTCGGGCCATTTGTTGAGCCGTGGGGGTACAGGAGTGGGTAAAACGCTGCTGCAATGCCTCTGCCTGAACATCCCCATCCAGATCCAGTACCGTAGATCGTCGAATTAACTCTTCCCTTGGCTGACTACGTATCTGAGCAGCATACTGCTCAATGTCCCGCATATGAGTACTTGGATAACCTACCAACATCCGGATCCTATTCCATAAAGAAGGACTACCTAACTCATCTTTTCGGGCAGCTCCAGCGTTGAGAATTAAAACTCGTTCTGTTTGAGCACTAGCGTTAGCTGGGATTGTTCCATCATCACGTTGCCCTGCCCTGCTAAGAAGGTTTGTTACACGCTGGTATTCACTTTGTGGCATTCTAATCAAGGCATCAGCCGCATCTAAAGCCTCCTTTCTGCCTAAAATTCCTTCTCTTCCTGCAGTAGCAGTAGTTCGAGGTTCAGATACGCCTTGGGTTAAGGTGTGGACAATATCACGAGTAATCCGTGAAGGGTTATCTATTTCACGATCACGCAAAGCTATGTAAGTCCTTAACGCCCTTTCGGCATTAGGTGATTGAACAATCCCTTCTAAAAACTTGATCTCTCTACCTTGTTCATTCTTAGAAAGGCTACTAATACTATTCCTCAATTTGGCAGCTTCTGTTTCAGATAAACCACTCTGACGGGCTCTCTCAGATAGGTTGTTAATATCCATTTGCCGTTGAGATTCAGTAGCTTTTTGTGTTTGTATTTGCTTCTCTCTGTCTTGAACACTCTGTGAAACTATTTTTCTGGCTGTCTCAAATCCTTCTTTAACCTTCTCACTTACTTCTTTTACAGCTTCATATGCTCTTTTAGCAGTATCCTCTACAGATTTAACTCCCTTTTTCACCAAATCCTTAGCCCCACTGATTATTGTTTGAAAAAGATTCCTTGATTTCTGAATTTGAATTTTCCTCTCTTGAGTCTTAGTTGAGCGAGATTCTGTAGCTACAGCATTTCCTTTGTTCGAGGCTTTCCGGACAGGATGACCTTGATAATCTCCTGCCTTTTTAGAAATCTTTGTCTCTTCCGAAGGTCCTGGTGTTACTACAGGCCGAGTTTTTACACCTTCTACTTTAGCCATTTTGAATCACCCCTTTCTATAAAAGTTAATTACCTATTTCAATTATCGGCACTATCTTGAAAAAGTTGCTTCATCCACCCAAAAATTTAATTCCCTGATAAACATCTTGAAGCATCAGGTCTAAATACCTCTCCATCTGTCTTAGCATCAAGGCAAAAGCAAGGAGTAACATCAATACACCCATCATTGCTTTTATTGGCATACCTAAGAAAAAAACCTGAATCTGAGGGGCAACACGATTGACAATACCTAATCCTACATCAATTAAGAATAATGTCACTAATGCTGGAGCCGCTAAGGTTAGAGAAATCAAGAAAATATTTCCACTTAATTTAAGAATTAATTCTACCAAAGGGGTAATTCCAGGAGGAATTACCGGGAAACTGTTAATAGGAATTATCTGAAAACCCCTGGCAAAGGCATAAAAAAAGAAATGATGTCCATTAATGGCTAAAATGACAACTATCATTACTTGGAATAAGAACTCTCCCAGCGGAGAGGCTTGGGTAGCCAGATAGGGATCCATTATATTAGCCATGGTAGAACCCCGTTGAAGGTCAATAAATCTACCACATGATTGAACCGCAAAAAAGATTAAAGAAGCAACAAAACCAATAGTAAACCCTACCCAGAGTTCTTTTAGCCAGAGAAAAAATAAGGGAAGGGCACCTGTAGGTAACTCCCCCTGGATATTATCAGCCACCATAGGATAAAAGACAAAGAGAAGGATAATACTTGTCCCTACTTTAATTTGAGGTGGAACTAACCGACCACCTAAAAATGGGGTTTGAAAGATAGTGCCCAGTAACCGAGCAAAAATAAGCCCTGCTATAGCCAAACTTCTATATATATCTATGCCGTGATATTTAAAAAAATTTATGATTATCCATTCCATATAGTTATTATCCTTTCCCTTCTCTAATTTACCACCACTTGAACAAATTTCCCAAAAATTACTTAATATAGTTTGGAAAAGTAGTAAAGAGGTTGTTAGTAAATCTAACCATCAATTCCATTAACCAATTACCACAGATGATGAGTGTAAGGAAAACCACTATTATCTTTGGGACAAAGGTTATAGTTTGTTCCTGGATCTGGGTAGCAGCTTGAAAAATGCTAATAATCAAACCCACAATCAGACTTATTAACACAGGTGGCCCTGAAAGAATCAAAACCAACAAAAGTGCCTCTCTGGAAATCTTAAGCACTAAATTCTCCATCGAAATTCCTCCTGAAAGATAAAATTAGAGATAGCCTATAATTAATCCTTTAGTAATCAAACCCCAGCCGTCAACTAATACAAACAAGAGAAGTTTAAACGGTAAAGAGATGACGGTAGGAGAGAGCATAAACATCCCCATGGCTAAAAGAATATTTGAGATGACCATATCAATCACAATAAAAGGGACAAAGATGATAAACCCAATCTGAAATGCTTCCTTTAATTCACTTATCACAAATGCAGGGATAAGCACAGAGAAGTCTTTGGGAGTAAGCATTTTTCTGTCTTCTGCTTTACGCATGCGTTTACTTAAGGAATAGAAGAGTAATCGTTCTTTTTGATGGGCATGTTTTTTTAAAAATTCCCTCAGTGGTTCTCGTCCTGCTGTCCATGCCTTTGCCACCAAACCAAATGAGGTATCAGAAAAGATTTGGTTAGTAGGACTTTTGATAATATCTTTTACCTCTCGATGTATTTCTAAACCCACAGGAGTCATTATAAATATAGTTAAAATAAAGGCTAATCCTGTAATAACCTGGGTGGGAGGAATTTGTTGGGTGCCTAAAGCACTTCGCAAAATGGAAAGAACAACTGCTATTTTCACAAAAGAGGTCATCATAATCAAAATAAATGGCGCTAATGATAAAACTGCTAAAGCAATAATTAAAGCAAAAGGACGACTTATCACCGGCGTCTCTTGAGCAAAAACAATAGCATGAGAAAAAAGGGGAATCACGGTAATGACTAAAAAAATTAGGATATTACTTCTCCTTCTTGCTATCATCATTATTCTCCTGAAAATCGGGACTCGGGACTCGGGGTTCGGGAAGGCTGGTATCTGCAAGCTTTAGTCTGCGTTGCTTGACTTCAGCAGCCCTGCCCGCATCCTTCCTTATATTTTCATCGTCCTTTGTGTCCCAGCGGGACATGCCCGGTTTCTCCTGTCTTTTATTAGCCTGTAATTGTTGAGTTTGTTGAGAGACAACTTTTTTTATCGCTTCTTGATTAAGTTGGGTTAAAACAAGAGGGCTAATCATCTGTTCAGTTACTCCAATAAGAATATACTCTCCTTCTACCTCTATAATGTAAAGTGTTTTTTTAGGCTCTAATCTAAAATAGTCAACAACCTTTATCATCCTTCCTGTTCCCAGATTTGCTCTCATTGCTCTGGGCACAATCTTTGAGAGGATAAAGTAAGCCACCACACACACAATCCCCAGCGCCACTACCATTCGTAAACACACCATACCAAAATTTAATGTCTCGCTCATTCTTTCTCTCCCAGATTAAAGCTTACAAGATCTATTACTCGTACTCCTAACTCCCCTTCTATATTAACTAACTCTCCCATGGCTAATAATTTCTCTTGAGACCAGAGTTCCACTAACACTGGAGATTCCTTTTTGTGCAACTCAATAATATCTCCTATCTTGAATTGACCAATTTCTTTAATGGATATCTTTGTTTGTCCTAACTGAACTGAAAGTGGAACAACAATCTCTTTAAGTAATTGTTTACTTTTATCTAAACTATTCTCTACAGTTCCTTCTGTTGGAATTGAAAATTGATCTGATTTGTTTTTCTCCATCCTGACACTCCTTTTTGCATCATTCAGTGGTAACTAAAGTTGGGTAATTTTAATCTTTACACAGCCATTATCAGCTGAGACTATTTCTCCCTTTACCCTTTCTATATTACCCTCTCCTATTTGAAAAGATACCTCTCCTTTTAATCCCCTTTCACCTACCTCTATGGTATATTTATCTAACAATATTACATCATTTATCTCCAGGTTTTCTATATCTTGAAAGGAGAGACTGACTTCTCCTATTTGTGCCCTAACCGGTATGGTTAAATCTTCTATTTGAACCCATCTTGAATGCTCAAAAAACCCTGAAGATTTTTTATTAGACTCTATTAACAGACTTTGAACTAAACTTAAAGGAAATAATAAGTTAACAAATCCTTTTTCCTCTCCGAGACTAATCTCAAAGAGCATAATTACTACCTCTAAGTCGCCATCCCTAATTAAAAGATTTAAATCTTCTGAATGAGTGCTTAATCTTTCTAATCGAAGTTCTATGGTTAAAGATTGATGAAGAAAACGCATTACTTTAAGC
Protein-coding regions in this window:
- a CDS encoding type III secretion system chaperone, whose amino-acid sequence is MIQKDLINDHLKTFGAKVKVDDLALDEENFCGIVFGKKGEEIQINIEVIEEEDMVCFHTTLLELPKENREEIYRQLLSAHLFGLETNGAFFGVNPETDDVLLCYTWVLEQMEYQDFEAMLENLFAATKYWISELKGGGEETKLSPVQRPSGIIRV
- the fliR gene encoding flagellar biosynthetic protein FliR, whose translation is MEWIIINFFKYHGIDIYRSLAIAGLIFARLLGTIFQTPFLGGRLVPPQIKVGTSIILLFVFYPMVADNIQGELPTGALPLFFLWLKELWVGFTIGFVASLIFFAVQSCGRFIDLQRGSTMANIMDPYLATQASPLGEFLFQVMIVVILAINGHHFFFYAFARGFQIIPINSFPVIPPGITPLVELILKLSGNIFLISLTLAAPALVTLFLIDVGLGIVNRVAPQIQVFFLGMPIKAMMGVLMLLLAFALMLRQMERYLDLMLQDVYQGIKFLGG
- the fliQ gene encoding flagellar biosynthesis protein FliQ, which gives rise to MENLVLKISREALLLVLILSGPPVLISLIVGLIISIFQAATQIQEQTITFVPKIIVVFLTLIICGNWLMELMVRFTNNLFTTFPNYIK
- the sctR gene encoding type III secretion system export apparatus subunit SctR, whose product is MMIARRRSNILIFLVITVIPLFSHAIVFAQETPVISRPFALIIALAVLSLAPFILIMMTSFVKIAVVLSILRSALGTQQIPPTQVITGLAFILTIFIMTPVGLEIHREVKDIIKSPTNQIFSDTSFGLVAKAWTAGREPLREFLKKHAHQKERLLFYSLSKRMRKAEDRKMLTPKDFSVLIPAFVISELKEAFQIGFIIFVPFIVIDMVISNILLAMGMFMLSPTVISLPFKLLLFVLVDGWGLITKGLIIGYL
- a CDS encoding flagellar biosynthetic protein FliO, whose amino-acid sequence is MSETLNFGMVCLRMVVALGIVCVVAYFILSKIVPRAMRANLGTGRMIKVVDYFRLEPKKTLYIIEVEGEYILIGVTEQMISPLVLTQLNQEAIKKVVSQQTQQLQANKRQEKPGMSRWDTKDDENIRKDAGRAAEVKQRRLKLADTSLPEPRVPSPDFQENNDDSKKEK
- a CDS encoding FliM/FliN family flagellar motor C-terminal domain-containing protein yields the protein MEKNKSDQFSIPTEGTVENSLDKSKQLLKEIVVPLSVQLGQTKISIKEIGQFKIGDIIELHKKESPVLVELWSQEKLLAMGELVNIEGELGVRVIDLVSFNLGEKE
- a CDS encoding FliM/FliN family flagellar motor switch protein, encoding MKNTKNITLFSFNHLPRITYDELYLIKGFSDYLSATNFEDDFIKKLCLALEEYMHTPVKIKIIKIKRESFEGYKNTLPEFPVCGIINIYALDKKVGVEIDPELSLCLINRLLNLNEKEENLCLSKPLTDIEEGILEYLLLKVMRFLHQSLTIELRLERLSTHSEDLNLLIRDGDLEVVIMLFEISLGEEKGFVNLLFPLSLVQSLLIESNKKSSGFFEHSRWVQIEDLTIPVRAQIGEVSLSFQDIENLEINDVILLDKYTIEVGERGLKGEVSFQIGEGNIERVKGEIVSADNGCVKIKITQL